A portion of the Streptomyces sp. NBC_00376 genome contains these proteins:
- a CDS encoding DUF1684 domain-containing protein, producing MSTDAQQPHGSEQAAQDWKHWHEERTATVAGPYGPLSLTGTHWLSDHPEGRIPEVPGQWREEGDELVLSASVADGLTVDGEPFTGQVRLTADRGPIGESRVAHGERRLVVLSREGLWAVRDFDPDSRARRAFRAIEATPYDPRWVLPGTFRPYDSARTVRVENADGVERGLGLAGEIAFELDGTEHTLHVAVEPDGSLWAVFADATSGNSSYRFRFLRPAAPTEDGSVTVDLNRALLPPCAFADHFICPFPPPGNTLSVAVEAGERNRVDS from the coding sequence ATGAGCACGGACGCACAGCAGCCGCACGGATCCGAGCAGGCGGCACAGGACTGGAAGCACTGGCACGAGGAGCGCACCGCCACGGTGGCCGGCCCCTACGGACCACTCTCCCTCACCGGCACCCACTGGCTCTCCGACCACCCGGAGGGCCGCATCCCCGAGGTACCCGGGCAGTGGCGGGAGGAGGGCGACGAGCTGGTGCTCAGCGCCTCCGTAGCGGACGGGCTGACCGTGGACGGCGAGCCCTTCACCGGCCAGGTCCGCCTCACCGCCGACCGCGGCCCGATCGGCGAGTCCCGCGTCGCGCACGGCGAGCGGCGGCTGGTCGTGCTGAGCCGCGAAGGGCTATGGGCGGTACGGGACTTCGACCCGGACTCCCGGGCCCGGCGCGCCTTCAGGGCCATCGAGGCCACCCCGTACGACCCCCGCTGGGTGCTCCCGGGCACCTTCCGCCCGTACGACAGCGCCCGCACCGTCCGGGTCGAGAACGCCGACGGGGTCGAGCGCGGTCTCGGGCTCGCCGGTGAGATCGCCTTCGAGCTCGACGGTACGGAGCACACGCTGCACGTCGCGGTCGAGCCGGACGGCTCGCTCTGGGCGGTGTTCGCCGACGCCACCAGCGGGAACAGCAGCTACCGCTTCCGGTTCCTGCGGCCCGCGGCACCCACCGAGGACGGCAGCGTGACGGTCGACCTCAACCGCGCGCTGCTGCCGCCGTGCGCCTTCGCGGACCACTTCATCTGCCCCTTCCCGCCCCCGGGCAACACCCTGTCCGTCGCCGTCGAGGCGGGGGAGCGCAACCGCGTCGACAGCTGA
- a CDS encoding S1 family peptidase → MRIKRTTPLSGTARRTRVVAIAAGLVAVAALAVPSAQADTNTTFSAAQLSAASDAVLGADVAGTAWNVDPVSKKLVVTVDRTVSKAEIEQIKQSAGVNAGALKIERTTGKFSKLLSGGDAIYAPGWRCSLGFNVRSGSTYYFLTAGHCTDGNPPWYTNSSNSTSIGPTVGSSFPTNDYGLVRYDNAAVDHAGTVGSVDITGAANATVGMSVTRRGSTTGIHSGSVTGLNATVNYGGGDIVYGMIKTNVCAEPGDSGGPLYSGSKAIGLTSGGSGNCTSGGTTYFQPVTEALSAYGVSVY, encoded by the coding sequence GTGAGGATCAAGCGCACCACCCCCCTCAGCGGCACAGCGAGACGTACCAGGGTCGTCGCCATCGCCGCGGGCCTCGTCGCCGTCGCCGCCCTCGCCGTCCCCAGCGCCCAGGCAGACACCAACACCACTTTCAGCGCCGCGCAGCTCTCCGCCGCGAGCGACGCCGTGCTCGGCGCCGACGTGGCGGGCACGGCGTGGAACGTCGACCCGGTGAGCAAGAAGCTCGTGGTCACCGTCGACCGCACGGTTTCGAAAGCCGAGATCGAACAGATCAAGCAGTCCGCCGGGGTCAACGCCGGCGCCCTGAAGATCGAGCGCACCACCGGAAAGTTCAGCAAACTGCTCTCGGGCGGCGACGCGATCTACGCCCCCGGCTGGCGCTGCTCCCTCGGCTTCAACGTCCGCAGCGGCAGCACCTACTACTTCCTGACCGCCGGTCACTGCACCGACGGCAACCCGCCCTGGTACACCAACTCGTCGAACTCGACCAGCATCGGCCCGACGGTCGGCTCCAGCTTCCCGACCAACGACTACGGCCTGGTCCGGTACGACAACGCCGCGGTCGACCACGCGGGCACCGTCGGGAGCGTCGACATCACCGGCGCGGCCAACGCCACGGTCGGCATGTCCGTCACTCGCCGCGGCTCCACCACCGGCATCCACAGCGGTTCCGTCACGGGCCTCAACGCCACCGTCAACTACGGCGGCGGCGACATCGTCTACGGCATGATCAAGACCAACGTCTGTGCGGAGCCCGGCGATTCCGGCGGTCCGCTCTACTCCGGTTCCAAGGCGATCGGTCTCACCTCCGGCGGCAGCGGCAACTGCACCTCCGGCGGCACCACGTACTTCCAGCCGGTCACCGAGGCGCTCAGCGCGTACGGGGTCAGCGTCTACTGA
- a CDS encoding DUF4231 domain-containing protein, translating to MVFRNADLPALFHHTDEIAIARQREAVNTTRIQLILLVAGALPAAVPWHAELGDTFQLTDAAGVLAYLGVLITTYLSARRKAKSHWQLNRSAAEFIKSMCWRYSVHGSPFDTGTQHPEAVFANRLEEGLQELRKVGWADPRDLTADSGGLITESMRELRDKAFTVRKETYVRDRLIEQRSWYRRRQEVSRRATLAWSTTIAALTALALVFALLRTFSVTQSFALTGVLSAAAAACLAWSEMRRHHPLISAHSLVEQDLEAMQVAMETTLTERQWPGAVFETERIVSPQHTDWLARHQM from the coding sequence ATGGTCTTCAGGAACGCCGATCTGCCGGCGCTCTTTCACCACACGGACGAGATCGCCATCGCAAGGCAGCGGGAGGCCGTGAACACCACCCGCATCCAACTGATACTCCTGGTCGCAGGGGCACTGCCCGCCGCCGTCCCCTGGCACGCCGAGCTGGGTGACACGTTTCAACTCACCGATGCCGCAGGCGTGTTGGCCTACCTGGGTGTCCTGATCACGACGTACCTCTCCGCCCGGCGCAAAGCAAAGTCGCATTGGCAACTCAACCGCTCGGCGGCAGAGTTCATCAAGTCGATGTGCTGGCGTTACTCGGTTCATGGATCGCCTTTCGACACCGGTACCCAGCACCCGGAGGCGGTGTTCGCGAACCGTCTCGAAGAGGGCCTTCAGGAGCTGCGCAAAGTGGGGTGGGCCGATCCTCGCGACCTGACGGCCGATTCGGGCGGGCTGATCACCGAATCGATGCGCGAGTTACGGGACAAAGCGTTCACCGTACGCAAGGAGACGTACGTGCGTGACCGCCTTATCGAGCAGAGAAGTTGGTATCGCAGGCGCCAGGAGGTGTCCCGGCGGGCCACTCTGGCCTGGTCGACCACCATCGCCGCGCTGACCGCGCTCGCCCTGGTGTTCGCCCTGCTGCGGACGTTCTCCGTCACCCAGTCCTTCGCCCTGACGGGGGTGCTGTCGGCGGCGGCGGCCGCCTGCCTGGCGTGGAGCGAGATGCGCCGTCACCACCCGCTGATCTCGGCCCACTCCCTGGTGGAGCAGGACCTCGAGGCGATGCAGGTGGCGATGGAGACCACACTGACCGAGCGCCAGTGGCCGGGCGCGGTCTTCGAGACCGAGCGCATCGTCTCCCCGCAGCACACCGACTGGCTTGCCCGGCACCAGATGTGA
- the fxsA gene encoding FxSxx-COOH cyclophane-containing RiPP peptide, translating into MNTSESTLSFAVAKRNRVPLAQIDVRGTAAARKLGRVHAVSAGRPTQASTFNSAL; encoded by the coding sequence GTGAACACCTCAGAATCCACCCTCTCCTTCGCCGTTGCGAAGAGGAACCGTGTGCCGCTCGCCCAGATCGATGTCCGCGGCACTGCTGCTGCCCGGAAGCTCGGCCGCGTGCACGCCGTGTCAGCCGGTCGCCCCACCCAGGCATCGACCTTCAACTCGGCACTCTGA